A window of Nicotiana sylvestris chromosome 8, ASM39365v2, whole genome shotgun sequence genomic DNA:
acaacaatatacccagtaaaatcccactagtagggtatgaaaaatatatatagatgtaagaaaaatatatatagatGTAAGAaaattactattttttttaaaaaaataataattttgaacttATAATTCCTAAAGTGCAATGGATACACAATCGTAAGAACTAAAGGTTGAACCTGTAAAATTTATATTCTAGATCCACCTCTTTTTAATAGTGCACCCATTCTACTAAAATCCTTGATCCGCCTCTACGCTTGACCACCCTTGGCATAAGGTAGCTACGCCACTGAATGACATGCATATTGACTAATTTTCTGAACTCCAACTAAAAATAACATTCCTCTACTCTTTGAAGGGGCGCTTTAGAACAACGATAAAATTATTTTTGTGTTTGTCACCCATAAATTACGAGTTCAAGCCGTAAAAACAGCCgtcaatatttgtattaaaataCATTGTCTATATCATATTTATTAGCCCTTAGAATGCGGCCTTTCTCCAAACTCGCGAGATATCTTATGCACCATCGTTTTACGTTCATCTTACTCTTTATTTTTctctctaattttttttttatgctTTCAAGAAACTGCAATGGCACATGAAAGACAGAAGGGTGCTCTAATTTAGGGTTGTATTTAAAGACAAAAAGCTCGAAATAGAATGGTGAGGGATAAGAGGTACGGCCTCACAAAGTTATAAGAGAAAACTCCAAACACAATGATCATCATTTGTCAGATTTTCCTCTGAAGAAACTACTTGATTGGCTCCCTTCCTTCACAGATTCCCTTGCATTTTGGAATCCATATGATactcatatatttttatatatttatgttttatttttatcTTCTATTCTGGTACGACCAGACGAGAAAGTTGTGTGTTCAAATCgtgaaaacagcctcttgcagtaATGTtgctgcgtacaatagactctTATAATCCGAACTTTTCCTGAATCTCATGTATAACGAAAGCTAATTAGTGCACCGGGCTGTGCTTTTATTTGATATCCGGTATCCTTTCAGGGATCCAAATAATTCATATTCACGTCGTGTAATGTTTATTAAAGTAAAAAATGCTTATTATcagaattttttaaattttatagttCAAACTCGATTGACACCTCAGATTAAGGGTAGAAAGAGCAATTCATATATTTTACAAATATTGTCGATGTCTGTCACGTAGAGTGAGAATTAAGCAGAAAATTTGCTTTTgcaaaattttaattaaaacaTGGTAGTTAACGGAAATCAAACCTTTAGAAAAGTCAAAGTTTCTATATTAAGTATATCTTTTATCTCATATTTAATGAGTTTAACTTCTATACaataataatattaaaaaaataatatattatctgattttaaaagatTATTATAGATAACTGCTCCAAAAAAGCGGAATTAGTTTTCTAAAAACTAAGATAAATTACTTGATATACTATATTATTTTCATCGTTCATCTATACTATTAGTATTGGTATATATAATTTAATTCTTAACCACAAATATATGTCATGGTAGGCAATAGATTCCATTCCAAATATCTAAGTCTTGAAAATCTCTAATCGGTAGCTTAACCAGGCTAGCAATAACTCTGTCCTTTATCCTCTATGAGATATTATTATCTATTGGAAAAACCACATGACCAACTATAAAATATAAGCTAATgatattttattaatttcttttctttttattttccatCGGATGTTCGGTATTCGTAATCGGCCTCCAAAAAATTAGGATTCGCACCGTATAAGGTCCATTAAAGGCGAAAACTTTTCATACTAATAACTTTTTTCATTTTAGGGCTAGAACCGAAGACCTCTTAACGGGCAACCTGATGCACAATTCACATAGAATCCAGGGAAGGACTGCATCCTAAGGGGATATAATATATGCAACCTGCCCATATACAAGCATCATCGACTGATTTCTCGGCTTGAACTCAAGACTTCTTATTTATAAGAGTAAAGAGATCCTATTCATCGATCACAATCCTCGATGGTATATGGTATTAATCACAGTTGTCAGCAGATGGGGTTCATTGGATTCCTTGTATTTAggaaaatctggaaaaaaaaacaaaaaaaaaagagaaaagggtatGGGCATATTCAGAAATCAGAGTAATTAAAAGTTACTAAAGAAAGAGAGTTTTCCTCATGTCTTGGCCAGTGAATATTTTGTCGTTAAGTTCTTCACTGGCCACTTGCTATTGGCCATTTCTGTTATATcgatatatttattatttttcaattCATATGCATCTGAATCTTTGTTGTTCAGAAAAGAAACTTTGGCACAACCTTAGGTTAAATTTGTTTATAAAATTTTGTGTTTGACATATGTACCTAAAATAATGCCATGTATCAAAGGACACAAAAGGGTACGTCAGATAGTGCAATCTTGGACATGGACTGATTCAGAATTTTAAGTTTATGGGTTTCTACAACGATCTCAAGTTAATATACATAATAATTGGATTAACGAAGTGGGTTCCAACCTAAATATTCTTATACCTTTAATGAATTTTTAGTATAAATACAGGGTCTATGCAAAAGTTACCGAGTTCACGAGAATCCGTAAACCTTGCATTAGATCCACCCATGATCTTGCGCAAACTTTCCAACATGTTGCCGCACCTATGTTGGATCCTTAAAAAATGTACTATTTTTGAAGGATTTGACACGCATACGATGATATTTTTATAGAGTTCGAGCAACATAGACCTGTGTGCAAGTCATGTACTCATACTTacgtttcagtttatgtgaacgTATTTTCTAATTGTtttgtttaaaaaataataacttctttttaaatttaaaaataatttaacttaaatttcttatttttccCTCAAAAGTAAGTGTTTATAGACATACAAATGTTATAACATATTTCAATACCTCAAGCTTTAAACTTTTTTGGGCGAAATACTTAAACAATCCCTTTAAGTTGTCCCCAACGATCAGACAAACACCTTAACTAACCCCTTTACCATTTAGACACTTCAAATAGGCTACTAAGTGTGTCAAGTAAAGACATATTGCTTATGTGGCATATGCGTGTTTACTAACAACATTTTGAGCGTGTGAGTCATTTTTTTAGTACATCATAGGAAGTGTAACTCACGCATATGTTTAGCTGTGCGCGGGTGTTTACTTGACACACTTAGTAACCTATTTGAAGTGTCTAAATGGTAAAGGGGTTAGTTAAAATGTTTGTCTGATCGTTAGGGACAACTTAAAGGAGTCGTTTATGTATTTCGCCAAATTTTTATAACAGATATTCAAGTAATTGAATTGTTTGTGTATTAATTTTgataataattaaaataaattacaaATGAATTACAGTAACATAAAGCTATGTGTAATCCTTCTCCAAGAAAGGggggaaattcaaaaatagccaaatttacaattggtcgttcaaaaatagcccagtttcaaaagtaatcgaaatttagctacttttcatgtaaaaataaatctgagcaaaaacactgttcaaaactcgaaaaatacgccagtatattatactggagttccagcataagtaaatatgatggagttccagcataagtacactagaactccagcataatatactggagttccagcaagtataattgtccaatataatatactggagtttggagcaccggtgctccagtctccagtatattatactggagtcagcaaagtataccggttcagcataatatgctggagttcatacacaagtgcaccgaactccagtatattatgctggaccggtctctgttgtagcaaaatagtggttatttttcattgacttcgtaaacgctgactatttttgaatgatcaatccgaaaactgactataccgtgctattttacCTAAGAAACTAATCACCTGTTTTGCCAGCCCAATAATCATTTTGTTTAGCCCAATAACCAAAGTTGGAGGCCCAATGACCCACTAGAGGATGAAATGTCCAGTCCATAAGAAACCCAATCTTGGAAGTTTCTGTGGGCTTGGCACATTTTGGATCTTGGGTGTTTGCACAAATAGGACACTTTGGTACCATTATTGATTTTTTGATCTCGTTTGACCCATGGGTAGTACTTTAAGTTTAACAAGCATTGACCCTCGCTTGCCCCATGGGCGACGCATTTGATTCTTGACCGTAAATATTTGCCCATGGGCAAGCAGGGTCAAAAAATCAAGACAATCCATTTTCAACGTCACTGAGTGTAATTTGTTATTAGATCTTTAGGCAACTTGGCCAGAGTGTCTGGAATATAAAGGTGGCTGATTCAGTAGGTGTGATGTTTGTAGCTTTATAGCACGTTTGGCGTATTAGCACTTACTATTTGCAAATCATTATGTTCAATCTTGGCTAATACATATAAATATTAAGTAATATTTTCATCTTATAATTTTGTTTCTCATTAGATATTTGGATGTTAACTATACAATGGAACTGAAGGAGGAGCTTTGCGTTGCGATTTGATTAGTTGATCTGAACGGGTGGTGCTGAAGACTATGATGATCGTCTAAACCTCACgtgacacaccatacaagtaatgcctccaaatcttaagTGCATGCACAATAGTCGCCAAAAGCTACAGAATCTTAGTCACTTAATATAGGATATACTCAAGCTTTTTGGCAAAGGGACAATTtttgttaagaactcacataaaACTTGATTAACATGAATGAGAATTTAAGGCAGACAATATCATGCTCTAAAAACTAGGCACAGAGCCACAGACAGTAACAAATAGAGAATCTCCTTTACTATCAAAATTCTGATCACTTTGTGCAGCAGTATTACAACAACACTACGCCTCAATCCCAAGCAAAGGGGTTGACTATATGAATCATCGATCACTGTCCATGTAACTCCATATAAGTTTTGTGCAACATCGGtggaaattttttttttcttatatctACCTCATAAGCAGTGGCCCTTCCCCGGATCCTGCATGAACGCTGGATGCCGTGTGCACCAGACTGCCCCTTTTTTCTTTGTGTACCTCATAAGCAGCTTACAAAATGAATAAATGACTTTCAGTGGAAACTAAAATCCAGCGGTAAACATTGACTAAGCTCATTAGTCCGAGAAAAAGCGGATGGATCTATTCATCATCTGATGGTAGAGTGGGACTTTTCGAGCAGATGTCGTTTGCATGAAGTTCCAACATTTTCTTCTCGGGATTACACAGACCTAAAGGATAAAATCAATGAAAGAATGCTATCAGATAGTCAATGTATGAAATCTTATCAAATTACTTGCAAAGTCATCTAGCTGGTTCTTCAATGGTGCGCTAATCGCACCAGATACCAGGGAAAGTAATGCTTATGGAAAAGGAGTTATACTACCTTGTTGGTTGACCATACTAAACGAATTTTGGGCATCTTGTATAAATGTCATTTAGTGTTTCATAGAATTTCGAGACGAGACAATGTGCAAGCAGAATACAGAGATCAGTGATGAAGAAACCAAGTGTCAAAATAGCCAATATATTTGTACATTAGCCTTGGAACAAAATCACATTATAAGAATGTTGCTAATAGTACATGTTGGATATTCTTTATAGCAATATGTGTACCGTGTATAGGAAATAGACCAAATCAAACAGTTTTTCATCTGAATTGCAAACGCTCGAATTTCATCATCCAGGATGCACCCAAGCGAAAATATTACTGTATTTGCTATGTGTTCCAACACAATTGAACACCACGAAAGCATATTGGATTGGTTCTTTTAAAGAAAGATTAGAGGACAGACCTGAACACTTTGGAATATCCCACACGGCAATAGAAGAAGGTGTACACTCTGGTTCACATAGTTGCTTATTATTCTCATGATTGACGTTCATTGCAAGCATCCAGGCACCAATGGTGACGTCCTCATTGCTAAACATTCGGAAACTGAGAATTCGTAGAAAAAAGGAATAACTAATTAGTGATCACTCCCTTTGACTAGAAACAAGCAGAGGCAGAAGGCTCAATAAAATAAAGAAATGTATCCCAGAAACAGTGATTTGAAATGATAGGCAAAAAAAGTGCATTTGAAAGGATATATCCAGATTTTTACAAATAAAAAACTCGTGCTAAATCTAGTTTAGTACTCTTCCAAAAGTTCATATATATTCCCAACTTAAGAATTAAAACATATCCAGATTTTTACAAATAAAAAACTCCGTGCTAAATCTAGTTTTGTGATCTTCCAAAGGTTCAAATATATTCTCAACTTAAGAATTATAACTGCAAAATGTACTGAAAAATTGTCTGTCTTCGATAATTCTAGTTTTACAGCAAAATCATCTAATCATGTCAAAAAAATTGCCTGCGCATCCTCTTTCAGTCTTTCTTCCCTATATTTTAACAATGCTCGACTTCCAATCAGTAACCTTAGCTCGGATGAAACAAGCTACTCCATTAGTTACATCTTTTAAAATTTCATGTTACCTGCACGGTGAGCTTATTTCAGGACCCTCTTACTCGATAAATACAGAAAGTAATAACCATTACTCAAGTTGGAGAAAAAGAGAAGCAGCAATTTGTGAATAGTTAGCAGATGTTCTTGAATTAAGTTTTACATCATAAACAACAAAAGCTTCCTCCTACTGCTATAGACAGCAAAAAAAAATTTTGGATGACAAAAATTACTTCAGAACAAATGAGTGACAGAAATATTTGAATAAATCGCACTTGCCTGTTGTTCCTCAGGGCAACCAAACTTGCAACGACATCAGCAGAGAGAGCATAAATAGGACCATAAGCATGCAGAAAATACTCCTTCCCCAGAATAGATGAAAGTGGTTCATACCTGTAGTAGTTGTACAGATTCATTGAGACAATACTGAGGATAAGAACAACAATAAACCTGATAATAGACAATACAACAACACATTTTTTATTCACATTTAGTCATTGGTAAGTATTCATCTAcatcttctttttctcatcattGTCACAGGCTCCACCGCATCTATTAACATAACAACTGCTAATGATCATATTGTGGGTTGGTTGCTAATGATCATAAATAAATAAGAGGGGGAGAATACCTAAAATGAGAATCATAACTTCAGAAATACAATTTTGGGAATGAACTTGGGCATCTTGTTTTAGGGACATAACATTCGTTAATATTATTTATGCATTTTGTATGCCAAATTGGGAGGCGGGAATCACTTCTAAGTGTAACAAGCTTAAGCTTTCGTGTCTTGATTGTCACTGTGACTTTAGCCctcaaaggaaaaagaaaaaaaaggagaagtgGAAAAGGAAAAGTGAGAAGAATATAGTACATTCTGAACAAAGAAAATACCCACACatcaataaaaatagaaaaaccaacatagaaaaaggaagaaaaacttCTTTCCTATTTCTCTCCCTCTATTTTGTTACCTCAATTGGTTCTGATTTTCCCTGAGAAAGAGAAATACCTTTGTCCTTTACTCAAAGTTTAGTCAGAAAACCTTTTATGttaaaacttaaaattaatgttttCATCTCTCAgtctaaaagaaagaaaattaagcTTCTTTCCTGTTTTTCTCACTGTATTTTATTACTTCAATTGGTTCTAATTTGCGGTTCAGCCAGAGAAATATCTTTGACATGTACTCAGAACTTTTACCAGGAAACTAATGTTGATCTTTTCCAAGGAATGCTTCTCTCAGTATCAGTCTGCGTACTGATACTGACATAGGAAGTTGATGTTAAGATACGAAGTGAGAACAAGACGTGAAATTGACATCACACTAATAAAGAATACAAAAATGATCCACTGGATTCCATGCAGTACATTTATCTTGCCAATTATATCAGCATATAGTAAGCTCCTCTCAGACTAACCATTTGAGCTTGGGGTCAGTAAAAACTGGACCCTTTTTCATGCAACCAACGTATGTCTGTGAGTGAGACCTCTCTTTGGCCAAGAGCAGTGAAAGCCGATCTGTTCAATGGAATATCAGTTCATCAAATTTCTGTTAATCATTTCACATAGACCTCAAGTAAAGAACAAGAAGAATAACAAAGCTTCATAATTCTAGCTACCTGGCCGTAAATATATGTCATCATCAGCTTTGACGTAGAACTCGGAATCGTAAAGTGCATAGGCTGCTTTGAAGAAAGCTAAGCTGTAAAAGCATCTTGCATAAGTGTAAATCACGAACGGAAGGAAGTAATGAAAAATAATGTTAGAACTAACGTTTTGTATGGGAGCTTACTGTACTCTTCTTCAATATCTAATAGCACAAAATCATCATATTCTGCTACCTCTCTCCTGAGCGCTGACATCTTGGACTTATCACTCGTTTTACCAATAACAAATCTAAAAGCCAAGCCAGTGGATTCTTCTAACCTGCAATAATCATTCAGTCGATTCAGTAAAATATGGTCAAGCAGATTTCACAAATATACATATACAAGTACGTGACAGGACaactacatatacatatataggaGACCTGGTTATTGCAAAAAGCTAGAGATAATATTTCAAAACTCAAGAAGAAGAGCTGAAAAGTGAATAGACAACAGGGTAATTTATTATAGAAAGTAGGAACTTCTGAAAGATTATATCTGGATTTCACGCAACCGTGATTCAAGTGTCTGCAGAAGTTAGTCAAAACATAAACAACTTTCTACAAATTTACTCTCGAAAGTTCTTCCAGCCAGTAAGTTCTTCCTTTTTCGTTTGTCCTTAAACTTAATGACTCTACAGTAAGTACTGTGCCATATTCCTTCCATTTTAGCACACTTTATATAAGCTACTAATCTAAATAGCCAGCACTTGACAAACGATTCAGAAAACTTGAACCTATTTGAAAGAGATTTCATTTTGGTTATAAATACAACAAATAAGTATTCCCACCATATCTTGccaatattaaaatattatacaAGGTGTACTTTCCATTTTTAGAACAACAATATCAACCACATACTATAAGTATTCCTACTGCATCTTCGTTCCTAAAGCTACGTAAGCACAAAGAATCTGGCCTTTTGTTTTCATAAAGAAAATGTAGCTACGTTAGGCTTTCAAAGTAAAAAAGAGAAACCAAAGTTGGAGTAGAGAGAGTTAAAATGTGTCTATCAATCAACCAATAACTGATGTAGCTTGTTAGCTATAGGTTCAACTGAACCCAATATTTTTGACGCTAAACATGAATATAGGGAGTATGTGAAAAGCCACTAAATATTAACACACTATTACATTCTAAAGCCATAGAACTTTAAAAATTGAACTTATCACGTTTAAATCTTGATCCGCCTCTGCAATCAACTACCACTCAACCCAAACTAGTTGGGGTCAACATATTAATCAATTCTGCTCTACTCGCATCCAAGAGCGAGATCTGAAACAAAAATCTTATACCATATCCTCTACATGGAGTATGGATTAAagaagaggtaaggttctatacgCCAACGGTGTAACAAAAATTTACACAGTCAGGTCATTTAACTATAGGTAAATCTCTATAAGCATTAATTAGTAACCAGCTAAAGATTGTAACTAATTTGTTATCATGAGTTAAAATTCACTAATTCAGTTAAAAAATTCTTTAAACTATCATGTCCTCCctccgtcccaatttatgtgatgtACTTTGACTGGCACGGAACTTATGAtctaaacaacaacaaaaacaactaGAAGCCCAGTAATTTCCCACAAGTAGGGTATTGGTAGGACAAGATGTACGCAGCCTTAACCCTACCCTAGCCTTACCTCTACCCTAGAAGAACacagaggctgtttccgatagggGAACTTACGATTTAAAGTGACTATAAATATCTCGTTAAGggtaaaaaatgaagaaatgcagggtaaggctgggTACTATAGACACTTGTGGCCCTTCCCGGATCCCGCGCATaagggagcttagtgcaccgggctaccCTTTTCTTTCTAAATATAGAAAGATTTCGTTCTTCTTGGACAAACTAAAAGAGGAACTAAAAAAGGAAATTGCATCACATGAATGTATAACTTAAATCCATTAGAGAATATGTACATTTAGATATAGAAAAAAGGAAATTACTTTTGAAGCCCTCGGTGATCAGAGGGGAACCAAGTCTGCCTTAACGACCGCCGGCGAGCAACCGATCCAAACCCGGTCTGAATTCCAACAAAACCCATAACTTTTTGCCTCTTATATTCTCCATCAGAAAGCCCATTTCCTTCACTCAAAGTTCCATCCCAAAGAACAGAAACAGATCTGGGCTTAGCATATTTACAGTTGTATCCTAAACCCCGCCTCAAAATTACAATAAACCCAGAAAAAAAGCCAGTAAAAATGAGAAGAAAACATAGGATTAAGATTGTTGATCTGCGGGAGTTGGGGAAGTAGTACGAGGAGGATGTTCGGGCCGTGAAATTTTTTGGATATGAAGGCATTTTGAGGTAAAGGATTTTTTTTTGAGAATTGAAATTTAGAAgttaatttgaaaataaaatggtTATCTGATATTGGTTTTTAAACACTCGCTGTAGTGGAGATTGTCTCTTTGTTTCTGTTCTTTTGTCATCCAACTAAGCTAGtcgatttttaaaaaaaaaattatatgtataaataataaataaaattaaaataatatgtataaatataaaaaataacatTGCTTGAGACGAAGTACCTAGAGTGCAAGTATAATGTAGTGTCAAGGGGAGTAGATATAGACGTGAGGCTTAATCATAAGTCATCTCCAAGAGAGGATGAGGAGATTGACGAGGATATCACACACCTATAGGggcggggtggatgaaatggaggttagtaTCCGacgtcctgtgtgacaagaataCGCCACCAAAACTTAAGGGTTAGTTCTACAAGGCGACGATTAGACCGGCTATGCTGTATGGAGCAGAATGTTGGCTAGTCAAGAACTCCTCCCATATTTAGAAGATGAGCGTAGCCGAAATGAGATACTGCGATGTATGTGCAAGCACCCTAGTCTTGTTGTTGTTATTTATTTGTTCTTGTTCTTCCCCTCAAACCGAGGGTCTTTCGAAAATATTCTCTCTGCCGTCAAGGTtaggggtaagactgcgtacacattaccttcCTCAAATCCCACTTGTAAAATCCCACTGAATTATTGTTGTTTGCTTAGAAAAATTAGTGCATGCGCCACTTAAATTAAGAACATTTGAAGTATGTTTTCCACgccttatagcctgtttggccaagcttctttttggccaaaagtatttttttcgtcaaaagcacttttggccaaaaattgaggtgtttggccaagcttttggaaggaaaaaagtgcttttgaggagaagtagagacagttttggagaagcagaaaaaagtaacttctctgcaaaagtacttttttgagaaaaatatacctagaagcagttttttaaagcttggccaaacactaattgatgCTCATAaatgcttttcaaactaattaaccAAACACAAACTTAATTTCTTTAGTATAAGCGAATAACGCACAGAGATAGCTTTTTCTAACTCAATTTTATGGGTAGTCAAATTTTGTCTTTTCGACAACTACAagatttaaaaggaaaaaaaaaaaaactaaatactAGAGCTTTTAAAACCATCTTCAAGAATGTTTATGCAACGGACTGACTTTATCCGACTGAGGCCCTCAACGCTGAAAATGGGCGAATCGGGCTATCGAACTGCAAGCCCGAAATTCATTTCAGGCCCAAACATGGATTCGTTTAGCCCTCTCTCCGAGCCCATTTGGGCCCGTTCCGATTCGCACTTCTTCGATCCTCCGTCCTACTAGGGTCTCCAACGCCCGATTTTCAATTCCTTTCGCTTCTAGTTGTCTTCCTATGGCGTCCCCACCAAACCCTAACAACTCGCAGCCCGCCGCCGTTGACCAGCGCCGCCTGCAATTTGTTCCGGTTGATTTACCTCTCTCTTCTCCTGTAAGTACACCTCTTAATTCCTCGCTGTTGCACATCGATTTTGTGAAAGACAAGTAAATGAATGAGCATTTTGAAGAGAAGTTCTCTGTATTATGAATGATTCAATATTCAAAGGAaaaaagttgttatttttatgctTAGTGTAGCTTGAGTTCGTTTGATTTATCTCTGTGCAATCCTTTAGCATACAAACAATGAATTAGCCAATTAGGACACTGATGATTCATAAAAGCTAACTTAAATTTGAATTCAGCTGATTTTGGAGATTAGAGTGATCAGTGATGGATTTTGGATCATATTTTGAGCCTATTCGGGCTttgattgcaaaaaaaaaaaaaagtcatcgACTTAAAAAATAGTACGTAACTTTGAATGGTCACTTGTCGTAGCAGGGGAAACGATAAATGGAAATGAAAAActtctttttttgtttaaccATCCAGTATCCGAAACACACACTGGTATGACTTATCCGTATTCACGCCGGATAAGCCACTATGGGGATAAAGTGCGCTCTACCTAGAAGTTCTCCATGCCCCGGGAAAAAGGGAACGAATAACTAAATAAGTTTAGAAATGGAACGTTGAAAACTTTTGCAAAATTTTCCTCCAGGAAACTACTATAATACACGTTTGATTACAATATTTTTGTTTTATGATTTCCATCTTGCTGAACCGTGGGAATAACATGAAATGAAACAATTATGAATATTAGTACAAGTGAGACATCATCGAGCAGTCCATAAATCAGATCGCTAATGAACACTGACGAAGTAAGTTTAAGAAAATGCTTATCTCTGAGAAGTACAAAAGAAAGCAATGTGCAACTAGTGACATGTCAAGCTTGATCCTTACTTAGATAAAACTTCAAGCCCAACTCTTTAAAGTACACTATAATAGTCAATTTAGTGCCTCACAAGGtattataacaacaacaacccagtataatctcacttagtggggtatgaggagggtaatgtgtacgcagatcttacccctaccctggggcagagaagctgtttccaaatagaccctcggcatccttccctccaagaacttcccaccttgctcttggggagactcgaactcacaacctcttggttggaagtggaggttgcttaccatcggAGCAACTCCTCTTGCCTCACAAGGTATTATGCATTCTCAAAAAGGCAATGGTTGGCCACATGGTTTGTGATAGCATGTAGTATCCTCTCTAAAATATGTGCGCAGCTTCCGTTTTTGGTATGTGGTGTTGAGTTATAGGATCTTCTTTGAGGCTTATTTTCATAATAATTTAGCCAAAAATAATAGACCTGTTGTAACTGATATTTTGTTAAATGAATTTATACATGTTTtcaacactatcctccccagacctcactagtgggattatactgggttgttgttgttgttgtttcaacATGGAGTGAAAGTTATTGAGACATGTAAAGAGCTCAAA
This region includes:
- the LOC104240958 gene encoding probable beta-1,3-galactosyltransferase 14 isoform X1; this encodes MPSYPKNFTARTSSSYYFPNSRRSTILILCFLLIFTGFFSGFIVILRRGLGYNCKYAKPRSVSVLWDGTLSEGNGLSDGEYKRQKVMGFVGIQTGFGSVARRRSLRQTWFPSDHRGLQKLEESTGLAFRFVIGKTSDKSKMSALRREVAEYDDFVLLDIEEEYSKLPYKTLAFFKAAYALYDSEFYVKADDDIYLRPDRLSLLLAKERSHSQTYVGCMKKGPVFTDPKLKWYEPLSSILGKEYFLHAYGPIYALSADVVASLVALRNNSFRMFSNEDVTIGAWMLAMNVNHENNKQLCEPECTPSSIAVWDIPKCSGLCNPEKKMLELHANDICSKSPTLPSDDE
- the LOC104240958 gene encoding probable beta-1,3-galactosyltransferase 14 isoform X2, giving the protein MPSYPKNFTARTSSSYYFPNSRRSTILILCFLLIFTGFFSGFIVILRRGLGYNCKYAKPRSVSVLWDGTLSEGNGLSDGEYKRQKVMGFVGIQTGFGSVARRRSLRQTWFPSDHRGLQKLEESTGLAFRFVIGKTSDKSKMSALRREVAEYDDFVLLDIEEEYTFFKAAYALYDSEFYVKADDDIYLRPDRLSLLLAKERSHSQTYVGCMKKGPVFTDPKLKWYEPLSSILGKEYFLHAYGPIYALSADVVASLVALRNNSFRMFSNEDVTIGAWMLAMNVNHENNKQLCEPECTPSSIAVWDIPKCSGLCNPEKKMLELHANDICSKSPTLPSDDE